In Plodia interpunctella isolate USDA-ARS_2022_Savannah chromosome 22, ilPloInte3.2, whole genome shotgun sequence, the following proteins share a genomic window:
- the LOC128679897 gene encoding uncharacterized protein LOC128679897, producing MSNNKKKKLVLAYYLYKKKQKEIEKRKRSSWVHPILLEREKYGAFQTLFTQLEEDETKFYNYFRMKKETFQLLLTAIYDKIRHEDTDMRKSISPAERLAVTIRYLAAGNTFSDLHYSFRMGIKTISCIVQEVFEALWETLSPIYMKLPSEDEWLTIAKNFETNANFPHCLGAIDGKHIRIIKPEESGSMFFNYKLYFSIVLMAVVDTNYNFVFIDVGAYGKECDSAVFKETEFWKRIVGDKLNIPRPKQLPGAGSELPYVFVADEAFALHQHVLRPYGGHQLDSIKKNFNYRLTRARRYVECAFGILSNKWRILHRPLNVSTDTAVNIVKTCCLLQNIIHKVEGIANNATDTASSHMVSTLCHLPRSHSTRGNVTANMIRNKYAEYFMSPVGRVPWQNQHA from the exons ATGTcgaataataagaaaaaaaaactcgtatTGGCCTACTATTTGTACAAgaagaaacaaaaagaaatagaaaaacgtAAAAGGTCATCGTGGGTGCATCCTATATTATTGGAAAGGGAAAAATATGGTGCATTTCAAACTCTTTTTACGCAGTTGGAAGAAgatgaaactaaattttacaattattttcggATGAAGAAAGAAACCTTTCAACTATTATTAACAGccatatatgataaaataagaCACGAGGATACTGACATGCGTAAATCTATTTCCCCGGCAGAGAGATTAGCCGTTACGATAAG ATATTTAGCTGCAGGGAACACATTTAGTGATCTACATTACAGTTTCAGAATGGGTATAAAAACTATCAGCTGTATTGTACAAGAAGTATTTGAAGCATTGTGGGAAACCCTTTCTccaatttatatgaaactacCATCGGAAGACGAATGGTTAACAATAGCAAAAAATTTCGAGACCAATGCAAATTTTCCTCATTGCTTGGGAGCCATTGACGGAAAACATATTAGAATCATCAAGCCAGAAGAAAGTGGATCAATGTTTTTCAACTACAAGCTCTATTTCTCAATAGTATTAATGGCCGTGGTAGACACaaactataattttgtttttattgatgttGGAGCCTACGGCAAAGAATGCGATTCAGCAGTATTTAAAGAAACAGAATTTTGGAAAAGAATAGTAggcgataaattaaatattcctCGACCTAAGCAGTTGCCAGGTGCAGGCAGTGAGTTACCTTATGTATTTGTTGCTGATGAAGCTTTCGCTTTACATCAACACGTACTTCGTCCTTACGGTGGGCATCAACTtgactcaataaaaaaaaatttcaattatcgTCTCACAAGAGCGCGACGCTACGTCGAATGCGCATTTGGTATTTTATCCAATAAATGGAGGATTTTGCATAGACCATTAAATGTTTCAACAGATACTGCTGTTAACATTGTAAAAACATGCTGcttattacaaaacataattcaTAAAGTAGAGGGTATTGCTAATAATGCTACTGACACTGCTAGTTCACACATGGTGTCTACTCTATGCCATTTGCCTCGTTCCCATTCAACACGAGGTAATGTAACAGCAAATATGATTCGTAACAAATATGCAGAGTATTTCATGTCACCAGTAGGGCGTGTACCATGGCAAAATCaacatgcataa
- the LOC128679898 gene encoding uncharacterized protein LOC128679898, translating to MGNIDMELLISLVENRPVLWDKTQECYKNRQSSFAAWREICLALNEGFETMSEKEKNDFGKDIIKKWNNARDNWMKYHKKVKECKSGSGAKSLRKYKFYDQMLFLCKIVTRRTTEASITSEKNITQSHNKETDSQTNNDPTAPANTTDLTKTSKKRKTDCSEVDRQMLTLIKSVEDEDKSKSMCFFKGIAPIVDKYSDDDYVEFQYEIIKVMRNLTRRNQASMQQQNYNYNINRGYTTATPDYRIHEYQPTQPIPSTSRMPQELMQQDDSQSSIITELSSITSPDYDFDFSKTP from the exons ATGGGTAATATTGACATGGAATTGTTAATAAGTTTGGTTGAAAATAGGCCTGTACTGTGGGACAAAACCCAAGAGTGCTATAAAAATAGACAGTCGAGTTTTGCCGCTTGGAGAGAAATTTGTCTTGCGTTAAATGAAGGTTTTGAAACGATGTccgagaaagaaaaaaatgattttg gcaaagatatcataaaaaaatggaaCAATGCAAGAGATAACTGGAtgaaatatcacaaaaaagtTAAGGAATGTAAATCCGGCTCTGGTGCAAAAAGTctacgaaaatataaattctacgATCAAATGCtctttttgtgtaaaattgtGACTCGCCGAACAACGGAAGCAAGTATTACATCAGAAAAAAACATCACACAATCTCACAACAAAGAAACTGACTCACAAACCAATAATGACCCTACCGCACCAGCCAATACTAccgatttaacaaaaacaagcaAGAAGAGAAAGACAGACTGTAGCGAAGTTGATCGACAAATgcttactttaattaaatcagTTGAAGATGAAGACAAGAGTAAGAGTATGTGTTTTTTCAAAGGTATTGCTCCGATTGTAGACAAGTATAGTGATGACGATTATGTTGAATTCCAATATGAAATCATTAAAGTTATGAGAAATTTAACTCGGAGAAATCAAGCGTCCATGCAGCagcaaaattacaattacaatattaatcgAGGCTACACTACGGCTACACCCGACTACAGGATACACGAATATCAACCAACACAACCCATTCCATCCACATCCAGGATGCCTCAAGAACTCATGCAGCAAGATGATTCCCAATCTTCAATTATTACTGAATTAAGTTCAATCACATCGCCTGATTACGATTTCGATTTTTCTAAAActccttaa
- the LOC128679917 gene encoding uncharacterized protein LOC128679917, protein MRAVWTVVLVRAIHLAMDISESRRLISLYKEFKCLWDPKDSNYTNRGVRDDAWRQISREMGNKSIENLKKKMRSLAGGYRREKYREKQSRITGSGAQDTYKSKWFAYDDFDFMADKNEPGTTRDTLEHVESDTTEGVNTTVSENENSNISSDIQPERANHHTEQSREHNDQNAQTSVQTTNKRTKKRKKTTSNNADDISDETLSEAFQLLQQCAQPPQPETDSYIAFGQYISTELRKYDAVTLANVKNAICQVIFQADTGRYGDSNYGYYTNSYPGTPIASTSSQSQSLQPQNYPAPIPQTSPSAHLASNSSQSQFEKPQDYSLPQSSPN, encoded by the exons ATGCGCGCGGTGTGGACGGTTGTGTTGGTTCGCGCGATCCACCTCGCCATGGACATCTCAGAAAGTCGCCGTTTGATATCGCtttataaagaatttaaatgtttatgggATCCCAAAGATTCTAATTACACCAATAGAGGTGTTAGAGATGATGCTTGGCGTCAGATTTCTCGTGAAATGGGGAATAAGTCGATCGAGAacctaaagaaaaaaatgcgaTCTCTGGCGGGAGGCTACAGAAGGGAGAAATACAGAGAGAAGCAAAGCCGTATAACTGGATCCG GTGCTCAAGATACATATAAATCAAAGTGGTTTGCGTATGATGACTTCGACTTTATGGCGGATAAAAATGAACCCGGAACCACACGCGATACATTGGAACAT GTAGAATCTGATACGACTGAAGGGGTTAATACTACAGTGAGCGAAAACGAGAACAGTAACATTAGTAGTGACATACAACCGGAGAGAGCCAACCACCACACAGAGCAGAGTAGAGAGCACAATGATCAGAATGCACAAACCAGTGtccaaacaacaaacaaaagaacaaaaaaaagaaagaaaactacTTCTAATAATGCAGATGACATATCAGATGAAACTCTTTCAGAGGCTTTCCAACTTCTGCAACAATGTGCTCAGCCACCACAACCGGAAACTGATTCTTACATTGCTTTCGGGCAGTATATATCTACTGAATTGCGGAAATATGATGCAGTAACATTAgctaatgtcaaaaatgctATATGCCAAGTTATTTTTCAAGCTGACACAGGAAGATATGGGGATAGCAATTATGGATATTACACTAATTCATATCCTGGCACACCAATAGCATCCACTTCATCACAGTCCCAGTCTCTACAACCTCAAAATTATCCAGCTCCAATTCCACAGACATCACCGTCTGCTCATCTAGCCTCCAATTCATCGCAGTCCCAGTTTGAGAAACCTCAGGATTATTCACTTCCACAGTCATCACCgaattaa
- the LOC128679933 gene encoding uncharacterized protein LOC128679933, producing MVLAHCGLPQSSVLLEILHMMDVEEVAAVIYLYHRRKYRQKNKHRFWIHPLLVTRHDGKEFNIFISNLKKFEDKFFGYTRMSVKSYEELLTKLYLNIRGQDTRFRISISPEEKLIITIRYLATGCTFAELHYTFRIGASTIAEFVREVCSAIWLLLKESCLPKPSQQRWLDIAKGFSTRANFPNCIGAIDGKHIRVIKPCHSGSMYYNYKQFFSIILMAICDSNYKFITIDVGACGKFGDSAVYQHSNFYKKMIAGELEIPESVPISQVNTIPMPYVLVGDEAFPLSTNLMRPYAKPKNSNLNTTKRIYNYRHSRARRYVECSFGILSNKWRIFHRPLNVDISLATDIIKACCILHNYVRDRDGYNYEDTLTCYMSPDVPETPRTYNRIGNNIAERIRDSFAQYFEHEGKLEWQEKYI from the exons ATGGTCTTGGCTCACTGCGGTCTGCCGCAATCGTCAGTGCTTCTAGAAATTTTGCACATGATGGACGTTGAGGAAGTTGCGgcagtcatttatttatatcatcgtAGAAAATatcgtcaaaaaaataaacatagatTTTGGATACATCCTCTATTGGTGACACGACATGACGGCAaagagtttaatatttttatttcaaacctaAAGAAATTTGAAGATAAGTTCTTTGGATACACTAGGATGTCAGTAAAATCGTATGAagaattattaacaaaactatatttaaatattcgtgGCCAGGATACACGATTTCGGATATCTATATCCCCGGAAGAAAAGCTCATTATAACCATCAG atATTTGGCAACCGGATGTACATTCGCTGAACTACATTACACATTTCGAATTGGTGCGAGTACAATAGCTGAATTTGTTCGTGAAGTATGTTCGGCAATATGGTTACTGTTAAAAGAATCTTGTTTACCGAAGCCATCTCAACAAAGATGGCTAGATATTGCAAAGGGTTTCTCTACAAGAGCTAATTTTCCGAATTGCATTGGGGCTATAGATGGGAAACACATACGGGTAATAAAGCCGTGCCATAGTGGATCCATGTACTACAATTATAAGCAGTTCTTTTCCATTATACTTATGGCTATATGCGACAGTAACTAcaaattcataacaatagaTGTCGGTGCTTGTGGCAAATTTGGAGACTCAGCAGTTTATCAACACTCtaacttttacaaaaaaatgataGCAGGAGAACTTGAGATACCAGAATCAGTACCCATATCACAAGTAAATACTATTCCAATGCCATATGTTTTAGTAGGCGATGAAGCCTTTCCCTTATCCACGAACTTAATGCGACCTTATGCAAAAccaaaaaattctaatttaaacaCTACTAagagaatatataattatcggCATAGTAGAGCACGGCGATATGTCGAATGTTCGTTTGGAATACTGAGCAATAAGTGGCGTATATTCCATAGACCTTTAAATGTGGATATTAGTTTGGCTACTGATATCATCAAAGCATGTTGCATTTTGCATAACTACGTTCGAGACAGAGACGGTTATAACTATGAAGATACTTTAACATGTTACATGTCGCCTGATGTACCAGAAACTCCGAGAACATATAATCGAATAGGTAATAATATCGCTGAAAGAATTCGTGACTCTTTCGCTCAGTATTTTGAACATGAAGGTAAATTGGAATggcaagaaaaatatatataa
- the LOC135309946 gene encoding protein FAM133-like encodes MGNPKRKSKLSREELLDKKRIAERKRKEKIKSDPVKAEELRRKESERYHKKKAEAMGGKKRKKKEQESESISVIQSSDSDSEYSDASESPLDKYKPYRNIQSGQCRIIFDEGSSNSEAEPDPYEDNDGDYGSDENYEPQQQLASSSSSEDIFSNRRQHTSRGPVALSDSSKSHILNLSSDTEPDDNPNEHGVSDSIENSPSLVVSLFSQSDNIDSTVQRKSPEPEEQLWSNTTDGIPDFEFDSASQATVRFKDTH; translated from the exons ATGGG gaatCCTAAAAGAAAGTCAAAGTTAAGTAGGGAAGAATTGTTAGATAAGAAAAGAATCGCAGAGAGaaaaaggaaagaaaaaatCAAGAGTGATCCAGTAAAGGCAGAAGAATTACGAAGGAAAGAAAGTGAACGCTATCATAAGAAAAAAGCAGAAG CGATGGGCGgcaagaagaggaaaaagAAGGAGCAAGAATCTGAAAGCATTTCGGTAATCCAGAGCTCTGATAGTGACTCCGAATACTCTGACGCGTCAGAGTCGCCACTGGACAAATACAAACCATATAGG AACATTCAGTCCGGTCAGTGCCGCATTATCTTCGACGAAGGATCTTCAAATTCGGAAGCTGAACCGGACCCATATGAAGACAATGACGGTGATTATGGCTCCGATGAGAACTATGAGCCACAGCAGCAGCTTGCTTCCTCTAGTTCTTCagaagatatattttcaaatagaaGGCAACATACGTCCCGAGGCCCGGTTGCTTTATCGGATTCGAGTAAGTCGCATATCCTGAATTTAAGTTCAGATACTGAACCTGACGATAACCCTAACGAACATGGTGTATCAGATTCAATAGAAAATTCACCATCTCTTGTCGTATCTCTGTTTTCTCAGTCTGATAATATAGATTCTACAGTACAACGAAAATCTCCAGAACCTGAAGAGCAGTTGTGGTCAAATACTACTGACGGAATTCCCGATTTTGAGTTCGATTCCGCTTCACAAG CGACTGTTAGATTTAAAGACACACACTAA